One Deefgea tanakiae genomic region harbors:
- the rbfA gene encoding 30S ribosome-binding factor RbfA, with protein sequence MANKQFTRADRVAQQIQRDLATVIRAELDHPHASLITVTDVEVSRDYSHAKVFYTFLGDASHRPEIAHLLERAKGFLRAQIARGFSLYKMPELHFEYDESIEYGMDLTHKIEQANSLPKAPEEDGQA encoded by the coding sequence ATGGCTAATAAACAATTTACTCGCGCTGACCGTGTTGCTCAGCAAATTCAACGAGATTTGGCGACGGTGATTCGGGCTGAGCTTGATCATCCGCATGCATCACTGATTACTGTCACTGATGTTGAAGTATCGCGTGATTATTCACATGCGAAAGTTTTTTACACTTTTTTGGGTGATGCAAGTCATCGCCCTGAAATCGCTCACTTGCTTGAGCGTGCAAAGGGTTTCCTGCGTGCGCAAATTGCACGTGGTTTTTCTTTGTACAAAATGCCTGAGCTTCATTTTGAATACGACGAATCAATCGAATATGGTATGGATTTGACGCATAAAATTGAACAGGCCAACTCATTACCAAAAGCACCTGAAGAAGATGGCCAAGCGTAA
- the truB gene encoding tRNA pseudouridine(55) synthase TruB, with protein MAKRKIDGVLLLDKPFGFSSNGALLKCRWLLQAEKGGHTGVLDPFATGLLPLCFGEATKFAQRMLDADKGYRATITFGQVSTTLDGEGEITVSGVAPSGLDQILPVLQQFVGPIIQTPPMYSALKVDGKPLYEYAREGVVLERKSRPVTIYEMTVVSYEAPVLVVDVLCSKGTYIRVLAEDIGNALGCGGYLSGLRRTLTGGFKLEDAITLDEYIALEMPEREAMLLPGEQLIAELPSFELNLAQTALMRNGMPILDAINAPLGELRLYGNSEKLDNPMFIGLGEVGADGVLRPKRLLSTHVA; from the coding sequence ATGGCCAAGCGTAAAATCGATGGGGTTTTGTTGCTGGATAAGCCGTTTGGTTTTTCGAGTAATGGTGCGCTTTTAAAGTGCCGCTGGTTATTACAAGCGGAAAAGGGCGGTCATACCGGTGTGCTTGATCCATTTGCAACGGGGCTTTTGCCCTTGTGTTTTGGCGAGGCGACTAAATTTGCTCAGCGGATGTTGGATGCTGATAAAGGTTATCGCGCCACGATTACTTTTGGACAGGTTTCGACGACTTTGGATGGTGAGGGTGAAATTACCGTTAGTGGTGTTGCGCCTAGTGGCCTTGATCAAATATTGCCAGTATTGCAGCAGTTTGTTGGTCCAATCATCCAAACTCCCCCTATGTATTCGGCGCTAAAGGTTGATGGTAAACCGTTGTATGAATATGCCCGTGAGGGTGTTGTTTTAGAGCGGAAATCTCGGCCAGTCACAATCTATGAGATGACTGTGGTGTCTTATGAGGCACCGGTGCTAGTGGTTGATGTATTGTGCTCGAAAGGGACTTATATTCGTGTTCTGGCAGAAGATATTGGCAATGCATTGGGTTGCGGTGGCTATTTATCGGGCTTGCGCCGCACATTAACGGGTGGTTTTAAGTTAGAAGATGCAATCACTCTGGATGAATATATCGCGCTCGAAATGCCTGAACGAGAGGCTATGTTGTTGCCGGGTGAACAACTGATTGCTGAGTTACCGAGCTTTGAGCTTAATTTGGCGCAAACGGCGTTGATGCGAAATGGGATGCCGATTCTGGACGCAATTAATGCCCCGCTTGGGGAGTTAAGGCTTTACGGGAACTCGGAAAAGTTAGATAATCCTATGTTCATTGGTTTGGGTGAAGTGGGCGCTGATGGCGTGCTGCGACCCAAACGACTGCTTTCTACCCATGTGGCGTAG
- the rpsO gene encoding 30S ribosomal protein S15, which translates to MSVSVAQKAELVKKFQHKEGDTGSSEVQVALLTARINDLTEHFKVNKKDHHSRRGLLAMVSRRRRLLDYLKRTNNESYRSLIAALGLRK; encoded by the coding sequence ATGTCTGTTTCTGTTGCTCAAAAAGCTGAATTAGTAAAAAAATTCCAACACAAGGAAGGCGATACTGGTTCTTCTGAAGTACAAGTTGCTTTGTTGACTGCTCGCATCAATGATCTGACTGAACATTTTAAAGTAAACAAAAAAGACCACCACTCACGTCGTGGTTTGTTAGCAATGGTTTCTCGTCGTCGTCGTTTGTTGGATTACCTCAAACGCACGAACAACGAAAGCTACCGCAGCTTGATCGCTGCGTTGGGTCTACGTAAATAA
- the pnp gene encoding polyribonucleotide nucleotidyltransferase: MFNKFTKTFAYGKNTVTLETGEIARQATGAVMVDIDGTSVLVTVVAARSVKPGQDFFPLTVDYQERTYAAGKIPGGFFKREGKPSEKEVLTSRLIDRPIRPLFPEGFFNDIQIIATVMSINPEVDSDIAAMIGASAALTLSGVPFDGPIGAARVGYINGEYVLCPAMSEMKDSQMDLVVAGTSQAVLMVESEANELSESIMLGAVVFGHEQMQVAINAINELADEVNPELFDWTAPVANEALIAQVRGIAAEGLAQGFKLRQKQARTQKINETWALVKDALITEETGTLAANEIKGIFKGLEGEIVRGQILAGEPRIDGRDTRTVRPISIRTGVLPRAHGSVLFTRGETQAIAAATLGTKLDEQKIDALHGGYTDSFMLHYNFPPYSTGETGRVGVPKRREIGHGRLAKRALIAMLPNKEDFAYSMRVVSEITESNGSSSMASVCGGCLALMDAGVPMKNHVAGIAMGLIKEGNAFAVLSDILGDEDHLGDMDFKVAGTENGITALQMDIKITGITKEIMRVALDQAKEGRVHIIGIMKGALDGAREEVSEHAPRLYTMKINPEKIRDVIGKGGAVIRALTEETGTQIDITEDGTITIASVSAEGASEARRRIEEITAEVEIGRIYEGPVVKILDKNVGAIVSIMPGKDGLVHISQIANERINNVGDYLKEGEIVRVKVIEQDEKGRIRLSIKAVLNDEAAANAPAEAVVAEVVEE; encoded by the coding sequence GTGTTCAATAAATTTACTAAAACTTTTGCTTATGGCAAAAATACTGTCACTTTGGAAACAGGTGAAATTGCGCGCCAAGCTACAGGCGCCGTAATGGTTGATATTGATGGCACCTCTGTTTTGGTGACTGTCGTTGCAGCACGCTCGGTTAAGCCGGGCCAAGATTTCTTCCCATTGACTGTGGATTACCAAGAGCGTACTTACGCTGCGGGTAAAATTCCTGGTGGTTTCTTCAAGCGCGAAGGCAAGCCATCTGAGAAAGAAGTACTAACAAGCCGTTTGATCGATCGTCCGATTCGTCCATTGTTCCCTGAAGGTTTCTTTAACGACATCCAAATTATCGCTACTGTGATGTCAATTAACCCTGAAGTTGATTCTGATATTGCTGCAATGATCGGCGCCTCTGCAGCGCTAACATTGTCAGGCGTGCCTTTTGACGGCCCTATCGGCGCAGCGCGCGTGGGTTACATCAATGGCGAATACGTATTGTGCCCAGCTATGTCAGAAATGAAAGACAGCCAGATGGATTTGGTTGTTGCTGGTACTAGCCAAGCGGTATTGATGGTTGAGTCTGAAGCGAACGAATTGTCAGAAAGTATCATGTTGGGCGCTGTGGTCTTCGGTCACGAGCAAATGCAAGTGGCTATCAACGCGATTAATGAATTGGCTGATGAAGTTAATCCAGAATTGTTTGACTGGACAGCGCCTGTTGCCAATGAAGCTTTGATTGCTCAAGTACGCGGCATCGCTGCTGAAGGCTTGGCACAAGGTTTCAAGCTGCGCCAAAAACAAGCTCGTACACAGAAAATCAATGAAACTTGGGCTTTGGTAAAAGATGCGCTGATTACTGAAGAAACAGGTACTTTGGCTGCTAATGAAATCAAAGGCATCTTCAAAGGTTTGGAAGGCGAAATTGTTCGTGGCCAAATCTTGGCTGGTGAACCACGTATTGACGGTCGTGATACACGCACTGTACGCCCGATTTCAATTCGCACTGGCGTATTGCCACGCGCGCACGGTTCGGTGTTGTTTACGCGTGGTGAAACACAGGCCATTGCTGCTGCTACATTAGGTACTAAGCTCGACGAACAAAAAATTGATGCATTGCACGGTGGCTACACTGATAGCTTCATGTTGCATTACAACTTCCCTCCGTATTCGACAGGTGAAACTGGCCGTGTAGGAGTGCCAAAACGTCGTGAAATCGGTCATGGTCGTCTAGCTAAGCGTGCTTTGATTGCAATGCTGCCAAACAAAGAAGACTTCGCTTACTCAATGCGCGTGGTTTCTGAAATTACTGAATCAAATGGCTCTTCTTCAATGGCGTCAGTTTGCGGTGGTTGCTTGGCGTTGATGGATGCTGGCGTGCCGATGAAAAATCACGTTGCGGGTATCGCAATGGGTTTGATTAAAGAAGGTAATGCGTTTGCTGTATTGTCTGATATCTTGGGTGACGAAGATCATCTTGGCGATATGGACTTTAAAGTTGCAGGTACTGAAAACGGTATCACTGCGCTGCAAATGGACATCAAGATCACTGGTATCACCAAAGAAATCATGCGTGTTGCGCTTGACCAAGCAAAAGAAGGTCGCGTTCACATCATCGGCATTATGAAAGGCGCTCTCGATGGTGCGCGTGAAGAAGTGAGCGAGCACGCTCCACGTCTTTATACGATGAAAATCAACCCAGAAAAAATCCGTGATGTGATTGGTAAAGGCGGTGCGGTAATTCGAGCGTTGACCGAAGAAACCGGCACACAAATCGATATTACAGAAGACGGCACCATTACGATTGCTTCTGTGTCGGCTGAAGGTGCTTCTGAAGCACGTCGCCGTATTGAAGAAATCACGGCTGAAGTTGAAATTGGTCGCATCTATGAAGGTCCAGTTGTTAAAATCTTGGACAAAAACGTGGGTGCAATCGTTTCAATCATGCCAGGTAAAGATGGCTTGGTGCACATTAGCCAAATCGCTAATGAGCGCATCAACAATGTTGGCGATTACTTAAAAGAGGGTGAAATCGTTCGCGTTAAAGTGATTGAGCAGGATGAGAAAGGTCGTATTCGCTTGTCAATCAAAGCGGTATTGAATGACGAAGCTGCTGCGAATGCACCTGCTGAAGCGGTAGTGGCTGAGGTGGTTGAGGAGTAA
- a CDS encoding phasin family protein codes for MTTAQQQINEFATEQLETVLRFARISIDAAERMVKLQVETAKNTFEDSARNAKQFVTVKDAQAVFAAQQKISEAAVESSMAYSRNLYEIASQAQTEFSKLVDERSVYFNKNVVSGLDRFVKSAPAGSDAAVAAVKSTVQATAAAVDSMTKAAKQVAEFADASVKAASTATADAVKTAAKKTNGTSSTAQ; via the coding sequence ATGACAACAGCACAGCAACAAATCAACGAATTTGCCACCGAACAACTTGAAACTGTTTTACGTTTTGCGCGCATTTCTATCGATGCTGCAGAGCGCATGGTTAAATTGCAAGTTGAAACTGCAAAAAACACCTTCGAAGATTCAGCACGTAACGCAAAACAGTTTGTGACCGTCAAAGACGCACAAGCAGTATTTGCAGCTCAACAAAAAATTTCTGAAGCTGCCGTCGAAAGCTCAATGGCTTACAGCCGCAACCTGTACGAAATCGCTTCTCAAGCACAAACAGAATTCAGCAAGCTCGTTGATGAGCGCAGCGTATACTTTAACAAAAACGTTGTTTCTGGCTTAGACCGCTTTGTTAAATCTGCTCCAGCAGGCTCAGATGCAGCTGTAGCAGCAGTTAAATCAACGGTACAAGCGACTGCAGCCGCAGTAGACAGCATGACCAAAGCTGCAAAACAAGTTGCCGAATTTGCTGATGCATCAGTAAAAGCCGCATCCACAGCTACGGCCGATGCGGTGAAAACTGCAGCCAAGAAAACAAACGGCACGAGCAGCACAGCACAATAA
- the phaR gene encoding polyhydroxyalkanoate synthesis repressor PhaR produces MSVDKRVIKKYPNRRLYDTHTSSYITLTDVKQLVLDGIDISILDAKTSEDLTRSVLLQIILEEESGGMPMFSYDVLTQIIRFYGHAMQGLMGNYLEKNMQLFAEMQGRLQDQAKSTIISDNPIFANNNLWGEFMKFQGPAIQNMMGNYLESSTSMFVDMQQQLQDRAKNLFTGFGMPGGPQRTDTDGVRPTEPPMAEASHSSSSVESSEPAASPVVKKPAVRRKPAPKSE; encoded by the coding sequence ATGAGTGTCGATAAAAGAGTCATCAAGAAATACCCCAACCGTCGTTTGTACGATACGCACACGAGTAGCTATATTACGCTGACGGATGTAAAGCAGTTGGTGCTTGATGGTATTGATATTTCAATCTTGGATGCCAAGACCAGCGAAGATTTGACGCGCAGTGTGTTGTTGCAAATTATTTTGGAAGAAGAGTCTGGTGGTATGCCGATGTTCTCTTATGATGTGCTGACACAGATTATTCGTTTTTATGGCCATGCTATGCAGGGCTTGATGGGGAATTATTTGGAAAAAAATATGCAGTTGTTTGCTGAAATGCAGGGTCGTTTACAGGATCAGGCTAAGTCAACCATCATCAGTGACAACCCTATTTTTGCAAACAATAACCTCTGGGGTGAATTCATGAAATTCCAGGGCCCTGCAATTCAAAACATGATGGGCAATTATCTAGAAAGTAGCACTAGTATGTTTGTTGATATGCAGCAGCAATTACAGGACAGAGCCAAAAACCTATTTACGGGTTTTGGTATGCCTGGTGGCCCGCAACGGACTGATACGGATGGTGTGCGTCCGACAGAGCCGCCGATGGCGGAAGCTTCTCATTCTTCGTCTTCCGTTGAGTCTAGTGAGCCAGCAGCTTCTCCAGTGGTCAAAAAGCCTGCCGTGCGTCGCAAGCCGGCACCAAAATCAGAATGA
- the tcdA gene encoding tRNA cyclic N6-threonylcarbamoyladenosine(37) synthase TcdA, with amino-acid sequence MDFSDSYRQRFAGISRLYGAQGLIKFSAARVCVIGVGGVGSWAGEALARSGIGHVTLIDLDDVCISNTNRQLPAMDGQFGRMKVAVLAERMLAINPELQIRQVEDFIAPENFAEYLLDQFDFVIDCIDSVKTKAALIAWCRRNKMKLITVGGAGGQIDPTQILVDDLSRTIQDPLASKVRSLLRRDYQFPKAGKKFGIECVYSTEQLVYPQADGSVCALKPQAGEGVRLDCEGGFGAAMTVTATFGLVAVSRVLKSLASR; translated from the coding sequence ATGGATTTTTCTGATTCGTACCGACAGCGCTTTGCTGGTATTTCTAGGTTGTATGGTGCTCAGGGTTTAATCAAATTCAGTGCTGCACGAGTATGTGTCATTGGCGTTGGTGGTGTTGGGTCTTGGGCGGGTGAGGCTTTGGCTCGGTCTGGCATTGGCCATGTCACATTGATTGATCTGGATGATGTATGTATTTCGAACACAAATCGCCAATTGCCCGCTATGGATGGGCAGTTTGGGCGTATGAAGGTCGCAGTGCTGGCCGAGCGGATGTTGGCAATTAATCCAGAGTTACAGATTCGTCAGGTTGAAGATTTTATTGCGCCAGAGAATTTTGCTGAGTATTTGCTTGATCAATTTGATTTTGTTATTGATTGTATCGATAGTGTCAAAACCAAAGCCGCTTTAATTGCGTGGTGTCGCCGCAATAAAATGAAACTGATTACGGTGGGGGGCGCAGGGGGGCAGATCGATCCTACGCAGATTTTGGTTGATGATCTGAGTCGTACAATACAAGACCCATTGGCCTCAAAGGTGCGAAGTCTATTGCGGCGCGATTATCAATTTCCAAAGGCAGGGAAAAAATTTGGCATTGAATGTGTCTATTCGACGGAGCAATTGGTTTATCCGCAGGCGGATGGCTCTGTATGTGCACTAAAACCGCAGGCGGGCGAGGGTGTTCGGTTGGATTGTGAGGGTGGTTTTGGTGCTGCAATGACTGTGACGGCGACTTTTGGTTTGGTTGCGGTTTCTAGGGTGCTCAAATCGCTCGCAAGTCGTTAA
- the rplI gene encoding 50S ribosomal protein L9 — MQIILLEKVANLGTLGDVVKVKDGYARNFLIPQGKAKRANEANLAEFEARRAELEAKQAEILAQAQARAAKLEGAEFTISQKAGVDGRLFGSVTTQDIADAITAAGTEIKKFEVRLPEGPFKAIGEYEVALALHHDVVSTVKFQVVGEAA, encoded by the coding sequence ATGCAAATTATCCTACTCGAAAAAGTAGCAAACTTGGGCACTTTGGGCGATGTGGTTAAAGTTAAAGATGGTTACGCTCGTAACTTCTTGATCCCACAAGGCAAAGCTAAACGCGCTAACGAAGCAAACTTAGCTGAATTCGAAGCACGTCGCGCTGAATTAGAAGCCAAGCAAGCTGAAATTCTTGCTCAAGCACAAGCTCGTGCCGCTAAGCTAGAAGGCGCAGAATTCACTATCAGCCAAAAAGCAGGTGTGGATGGTCGTTTGTTCGGCTCAGTAACCACACAAGACATCGCAGATGCAATCACTGCTGCAGGCACTGAAATCAAGAAATTTGAAGTTCGCTTGCCAGAAGGCCCTTTCAAGGCCATCGGTGAATACGAAGTGGCATTGGCATTACACCACGACGTTGTTAGCACTGTTAAATTTCAAGTTGTTGGCGAAGCAGCTTAA
- the rpsR gene encoding 30S ribosomal protein S18, whose amino-acid sequence MSRNLFKRKKFCRFSAEGIAHVDYKDVALLKDFISENGKIIPARITGTKAKYQRQLSTAIKVARFLALLPYTDQH is encoded by the coding sequence ATGTCTCGCAATCTTTTTAAGCGGAAGAAATTCTGCCGCTTCTCTGCAGAAGGTATCGCACACGTTGACTACAAAGACGTTGCCTTGCTAAAAGACTTTATCTCTGAAAACGGCAAAATCATTCCTGCACGTATCACAGGTACTAAAGCAAAATACCAACGCCAATTGTCGACCGCTATCAAAGTAGCTCGCTTCTTGGCTTTGCTTCCATACACTGACCAACACTAA
- the priB gene encoding primosomal replication protein N encodes MNLRNRVLIEGTLATNSALRTTPAGIEMIEGQIIHLSSQEELGSTRKVEFEINFLAMGTIAQAISRLPQNTQLKCKGFLAAKNQRARNILVLHIDAFELLN; translated from the coding sequence TTGAACTTACGAAACCGTGTATTAATTGAAGGTACGTTGGCAACAAATTCAGCCTTGCGCACCACCCCTGCTGGCATTGAAATGATTGAAGGACAAATCATCCATCTTTCATCACAAGAAGAGTTAGGCAGTACGCGAAAAGTTGAATTTGAAATTAATTTTTTAGCTATGGGAACCATCGCGCAAGCAATTTCACGACTCCCGCAAAACACCCAACTTAAATGCAAAGGGTTTTTAGCTGCTAAAAATCAACGTGCTCGAAACATACTGGTTTTGCATATTGATGCATTTGAACTTTTGAATTGA
- the rpsF gene encoding 30S ribosomal protein S6: protein MRHYEIVFIVHPDQSEQVPAMIERYKTLITSGAGAVHRLEDWGRRQLAYPIQKIHKAHYVMMNIECSQATLDEIEHAFKFNDAVLRHLTLKTDAAATEASPMMKEEKSKSLPQAAGEGIAA, encoded by the coding sequence ATGCGACACTATGAAATCGTATTTATCGTACACCCTGATCAAAGCGAACAAGTTCCTGCAATGATCGAGCGTTACAAAACCCTGATCACTTCAGGCGCTGGTGCAGTTCACCGTTTAGAAGACTGGGGCCGTCGTCAATTGGCGTACCCAATCCAAAAAATTCACAAAGCTCACTATGTAATGATGAACATCGAATGCAGCCAAGCTACTTTGGATGAAATCGAGCATGCATTCAAATTCAATGATGCAGTTTTACGTCACTTGACACTAAAAACTGATGCTGCCGCAACAGAAGCCTCGCCAATGATGAAAGAAGAAAAATCTAAATCATTGCCACAAGCTGCTGGTGAAGGTATCGCCGCTTAA
- the fdxA gene encoding ferredoxin FdxA: protein MTYVVTDACVKCKYTDCVDVCPVDCFREGPNFLVIDPDECIDCTLCVAECPVEAIYAEDDVPETMTAFIALNADLAKTWPTIVEKKDPLNDHEIWAAVSGKMDEIER, encoded by the coding sequence ATGACTTACGTTGTGACTGATGCCTGTGTGAAATGCAAATACACCGACTGTGTAGATGTTTGCCCAGTAGACTGCTTTCGCGAAGGCCCCAATTTTTTAGTGATTGATCCCGACGAATGCATCGACTGCACTCTTTGCGTAGCAGAGTGCCCAGTTGAAGCGATCTATGCCGAAGACGACGTTCCAGAAACCATGACTGCGTTTATCGCCCTGAATGCAGACTTAGCCAAAACATGGCCAACCATCGTAGAAAAAAAAGACCCTCTTAATGACCACGAAATTTGGGCGGCCGTCTCGGGAAAAATGGACGAGATTGAGCGCTAA
- the gluQRS gene encoding tRNA glutamyl-Q(34) synthetase GluQRS — protein MANIKNHVLLESSPAYVGRFAPSPTGYLHMGSLIAAVASYLDARANHGRWLLRIEDVDEIRTQNDAKDEIVRALIRFGFEWDDELVTQSDRYHMYQSVLNDLIEGGNVYPCSCSRREIALHARRGVDGPIYPGTCRLGMKNKLSSPAWRLKVRGGLIRFTDLIQGRVEQDLQGEVGDYVVLRADGCWAYQLAVVVDDAAFGVTHVVRGSDLLDSTSRQIGLQQMLNYPSLTYAHIPVIANMQGEKLSKQTKAEPLLAGLESQQLFFALDFLGQNPPAELLGASLVVLWSWAVASWDLAKVPQKRSVSVTFKHKNEYKILL, from the coding sequence ATGGCAAATATAAAGAACCATGTTTTATTAGAAAGTTCGCCTGCCTATGTGGGGCGTTTTGCACCAAGTCCGACTGGTTATTTGCATATGGGATCATTAATTGCAGCCGTAGCTAGCTATCTTGATGCACGCGCAAATCATGGTCGTTGGCTGCTGCGCATTGAAGATGTTGATGAAATCAGAACTCAAAATGACGCAAAGGATGAAATTGTAAGAGCATTAATTAGGTTTGGTTTTGAGTGGGATGATGAGTTGGTGACTCAAAGTGATCGCTATCATATGTATCAATCTGTGTTAAATGATTTAATTGAGGGTGGCAATGTATACCCCTGTAGCTGTTCGCGTAGAGAAATTGCATTGCATGCTCGTCGAGGTGTTGATGGCCCAATTTATCCTGGGACTTGCCGGCTCGGTATGAAAAACAAACTCTCTTCCCCTGCTTGGCGGCTAAAGGTACGGGGTGGATTGATTCGGTTCACTGACTTGATTCAGGGGCGGGTTGAGCAGGATTTGCAGGGCGAGGTGGGTGATTATGTTGTGTTGCGTGCTGACGGCTGCTGGGCTTATCAATTGGCCGTTGTGGTCGATGATGCTGCCTTTGGTGTAACTCACGTTGTTCGTGGCTCAGATTTGCTAGATTCGACATCAAGACAGATTGGTCTGCAGCAGATGTTAAATTATCCTTCGTTAACTTATGCGCATATTCCTGTCATTGCTAATATGCAGGGCGAAAAACTAAGCAAGCAAACCAAGGCTGAGCCATTACTTGCGGGGTTAGAGTCGCAGCAATTATTTTTTGCATTAGACTTTTTGGGGCAGAATCCACCCGCGGAATTGCTTGGGGCGTCTTTGGTTGTGTTGTGGTCTTGGGCGGTAGCGTCTTGGGATTTAGCGAAAGTGCCACAAAAACGTAGCGTCTCTGTTACGTTCAAGCATAAAAATGAATATAAAATTCTGCTTTAG